A region of the Cryptococcus neoformans var. neoformans B-3501A chromosome 6, whole genome shotgun sequence genome:
TGACCATAGCCTCCTGCAGCTGTGACGATGTTAGCTCCTTGTTCTTCACTATAAATATAAAGGAGATCAAGCTCACCATAAGGTGCTGGTGCTCCATAACCTCCGGCATAAGGATTTGGTGCTGCAGCATAGGGGTTACTGTAGCCATATCCACCGGCTCCACCTCCGTAAGACGATACAGGCGGCCTTGATGGCAGAGGTGCAGGGGCGCCGTAGCCGTAACCAGAACTACCCCCATAGTTCGACCGAGGCGGAGGCGGTTGGTAGCCATTGGTCCGTGGCGGCCCACTCTCGTACCTGCCTCTTGCCATACCCGGTCCACCTGTCACATTTCCGTTTCCACCGCCGTTGTGCCTGtgacctcttcttccaccttgACCACCACGTCGGACCCAATCCTTATCGCTTTCCGTCAGCCTTGCAGGCTCAGGTTTATATCCTCTCAGAAGAATCGATCGATGAGGATGCGCTTGGCGTGGGAAGTAATATCGGACGGAGATAGAGTCGTTGGGGTTAAGATCAGGGCATTCCGAAATACTGGGAATAGGCGTGTCGAATGTGGACGCAGGGACACAGTTGGGATCGGGTAGAACAGAACCAGTTATGCCGTACGAAGCTTTGGTGTCAATCGGTATAGGCTGAAAGAATGATCAGCTGACAAACTTTAAAGACAAAACCGGCCACTTACCTTGCTTACGTCTTTCGCTCTTAAACCATACAACTTATCACAGAATAAATCATACAACGGGTTCTCGTTGGCGATAAACATAACATTGTCTCCCCAACtgttccttctcttctcgtcaTCAGACAGGAGCTCTTCCTTACTCTTCAAAGCGGTCAAAAGGCGGTTCTGATCGATAAAGGGCAAGAGAGCGACACCTTGCCAAGCCATTTTTTTGCCGTTCATATCGATCTCAAAGTCGGGAGGGTAAAAGTCGAGGATGGGGGAGTCTTCGTCAATCATGAGAGTCTGTAAAGGTTCAGGCAGATGAATTCGACTGCGATGAGATTAGCACCCGCTTGATGATCAGACAATGATAACATACCTAGCGGCCGGGAAAACACCTAAAAGCTGTGCAAACGGCTTGAAAGGTATGCTGGTTTCGAACTTGATGTCCATAGACCCAACATCGCGGAAGTCTTGAGCAAAGGGAGCATAGTGATAAGGATAGAACCAATCCCAAGCAGGAACGCCCTGGTAGTAATATTCAAGAACCCAACAGAGTCCTTCCATATAGGACTTGGTAACCCTATTGACGATGTTAGCTGCCACATTGAGCATGATGGCACTGGACTTACTTGTCAATGAATTCTCTCTCCGACAATTTTACACCGAACTTCTTCTCATAATATCTTTCTCTATATCCGGGCTCCCATAGCTtaacatcatcttcatagTCGACCGTTCCGTCTGCATTGACCTTGAGCTTTTTCTTCGGAATAGGCTGGTCGGCTTCGGGATTAGGGGGAgcatcgtcgtcgtcgtcatcgtcatcctcctcattgctatcctcatcaccatcgGAATCgcccctctttctcttgcgGGGAACGTGTGTGGGgtcttcgtcgtcctcaGGGATAGTAGATTCGTCATTTTCAGCCACGGTGGCATCACCGACGGGCGCctcaccctcatcctcgtccgTCTGGATAGCGGGAGGAaccacctcttcatcaacaccCTCTTTCTCGCCTTGCTCTTCCAAAGTTCCCCTCGCTTCCTCCTTCGTCAGCtgctccttttcctcgtcctccgTCCTCTCAACAGTAACAAccgcttcatcctcttcctttccttcttgggcAATCGCCTTTTTGTCGTCGACATTCACGTCATTACCACCCTCCAACTCAGCCTTGAGTGCCTGAGCCGCACTCATGTTTGCCATCCTGATCGCCTTGCGATTCTTGACTATATCCGAGTTGGAGCCAGCCAttgccttctttgccttttggTCCTGATCCTCTGGTTGTTTAACTGCATCCTCCTTGGGAACGAGGTCGAATGCCGGTCGAGACGGCAACgatgggtgaagaggaCCGCCACGGGCGGTCGCAGCGGGGTTATCAACAGCAACGTACTCTGTGCCGTTTAGAGTCAAGGTGTTACGATCCTCTTCACGCGCCTTATCCTCATCTTGTCTCTTATGCTCTTCAATCCTCCTACGCTTCTGGGAATGCTCCTGAcgctcttcatcatcctttctcttctggAAGATTTCATCCTCGGACTTGGCCAACCCTTCCAAGATAACTTGAGCTCGGTCAAGATTGACTTTGCCGTGGTTGGTAAGGTAACCACCCATCCTCGGTAGCTCCGCCCTCCAGATCTTGAGAAGCACATCAATCGCACCTTCACGGATTTCCAAGCTCGGCAGATGAGGCAAGAAATCGTTACCAACGAAAAAAATCATGAAAATCCAATCATCAATCGCCAATTCGAGGTCAAACGGGAAGGGCATGCCTGGTACAACAAGCTCGACTGCCAAATACTCGCGTAAGCAAGCCACatcaaggaagatgaaaggtTTGGGGTCCTCCGTCTTGGCAACTTCAGCAACATTGGGGTCTTTGAACTTTTTATCGCTCTTACAATTGGCGGCAATATGACCGACCTTGCCACAGTTTTTGCAAGCATGGGGTCCCTTAGAACTTTGGGCGAAGACGTCTTCTCGAAGAACACGGAAATGAGGTTCGTGGGTGGCAAGCGAAAGCATAATCAAATCAGCGTCCAAACCGTAGATGACATGTGACGTGTTGGCATCCCATGTGGGGTAGCTTCGCTGACGACGAATCCAGTCCATAATCTTGTGCTCACCCTCACCAGGGACGGATGAGTCAGAGAGGATGATTTTGAGATCTTTCCATCCAGGGTCGGTTGTGAGCTTGTGGGACACCCAGTACTTTAGTGATATTGAGAGAAGGTCCATGAATGGTGTACCAGGGGTGATTGCGTTGGTATCCCAACTCTTGTGGTTGGCAGTCTCTTCTGAAACGGCGTGGCCCATGGCTTCAAACAATTTGATagcctctctcctctcttcttccttgtctGCGGCTTCTTGAGCGGCTCTGAAACGACGAGAACGCTGTTGATTCATCTTCGCTCGAGGAGCAACACCATCTAACCGGTTATCAGCATCAGATATCGAGCTACAAAAGAACCAGGCTCACCGATAGCCATCATCAAGACTTTTCTCGGCCTGCACATGTTGACTACCCTTTCAGTATACTTGAAAATTTCCAccatcatttcttcttctgtctctGGTGCGGGTCGGCCTTCAGGGTGCGTACAGGGATGCACGATACCGTTCATATCCACTGATCAATCTTCATGAGTGGTCCGTCCGGCATGCCAACGACGATCAACTTACGATAAAGATTATCCACCTCGAACCCGTTAGGATT
Encoded here:
- a CDS encoding hypothetical protein (HMMPfam hit to XRN_N, XRN 5'-3' exonuclease N-terminus, score: 545.9, E(): 3.4e-161), which gives rise to MGVPALFRWLSKKYPKIVERVKEDTPKKIRGPDGEIVEEPIRYENPNPNGFEVDNLYLDMNGIVHPCTHPEGRPAPETEEEMMVEIFKYTERVVNMCRPRKVLMMAIDGVAPRAKMNQQRSRRFRAAQEAADKEEERREAIKLFEAMGHAVSEETANHKSWDTNAITPGTPFMDLLSISLKYWVSHKLTTDPGWKDLKIILSDSSVPGEGEHKIMDWIRRQRSYPTWDANTSHVIYGLDADLIMLSLATHEPHFRVLREDVFAQSSKGPHACKNCGKVGHIAANCKSDKKFKDPNVAEVAKTEDPKPFIFLDVACLREYLAVELVVPGMPFPFDLELAIDDWIFMIFFVGNDFLPHLPSLEIREGAIDVLLKIWRAELPRMGGYLTNHGKVNLDRAQVILEGLAKSEDEIFQKRKDDEERQEHSQKRRRIEEHKRQDEDKAREEDRNTLTLNGTEYVAVDNPAATARGGPLHPSLPSRPAFDLVPKEDAVKQPEDQDQKAKKAMAGSNSDIVKNRKAIRMANMSAAQALKAELEGGNDVNVDDKKAIAQEGKEEDEAVVTVERTEDEEKEQLTKEEARGTLEEQGEKEGVDEEVVPPAIQTDEDEGEAPVGDATVAENDESTIPEDDEDPTHVPRKRKRGDSDGDEDSNEEDDDDDDDDAPPNPEADQPIPKKKLKVNADGTVDYEDDVKLWEPGYRERYYEKKFGVKLSEREFIDKVTKSYMEGLCWVLEYYYQGVPAWDWFYPYHYAPFAQDFRDVGSMDIKFETSIPFKPFAQLLGVFPAASRIHLPEPLQTLMIDEDSPILDFYPPDFEIDMNGKKMAWQGVALLPFIDQNRLLTALKSKEELLSDDEKRRNSWGDNVMFIANENPLYDLFCDKLYGLRAKDVSKPIPIDTKASYGITGSVLPDPNCVPASTFDTPIPSISECPDLNPNDSISVRYYFPRQAHPHRSILLRGYKPEPARLTESDKDWVRRGGQGGRRGHRHNGGGNGNVTGGPGMARGRYESGPPRTNGYQPPPPRSNYGGSSGYGYGAPAPLPSRPPVSSYGGGAGGYGYSNPYAAAPNPYAGGYGAPAPYAAGGYGQRPYVPPLPPPNPYSAPPPAYGRPPGGGYGYGAPPPRGGGYNPYPSRR